A single window of Chitinophaga sp. XS-30 DNA harbors:
- a CDS encoding SLC5 family protein, producing the protein MEKFQLSLLDVLIVIAETLLIVIIGLVAAKRVKRTAEGYFLASGNMPWYLIGAAFVATSVSSEQIVGTIGATYKGGLAIANWEWWALPTYLLMMVFFIPLYLRNKIMTVPDLLNKRFGPACGNIYSLVILIGYVFVFLPPVIYGGSLTISELTGWPAGYVVAGIVLITASYTLLGGLSSVMWTDAIQCVMLIGGGVIFYFVALNNIPGGWDAMVSASPERFHLYRPPSDTEAPFAGLVLASFGVFLFYQSSNQVMIQRILSARSTWDGMMGVIFSGFINLVRPLVTCLIGLIVYHWLDVMKEGPSLLPDDQDRAFPLALQLFAPSGLKGVILAGFFAAVMSTVSALANSVATIFSLDVYKRFLRKDAGDRELIITGQVSGGAALLIATAIAPLVANVGLFRYFQTGVTYMATPFISVLLMGLFWKRTSYYGAIAGLAGGVAIQAGLAAALYAAGIELHWLYTGAIAQALTMLLIALVSLFTPAPSPEQTAPFLWKASWLKGVGDDGRKRPWWKQVKFWLVLYVLAWCYIYWRFW; encoded by the coding sequence ATGGAAAAATTTCAGCTTTCGCTTCTCGATGTACTGATCGTCATAGCGGAAACTTTATTGATCGTGATCATTGGCCTGGTGGCGGCAAAGCGGGTAAAGCGAACGGCGGAAGGTTATTTCCTGGCCTCCGGTAATATGCCCTGGTATCTCATCGGTGCAGCCTTTGTGGCTACCAGTGTATCCAGCGAACAGATCGTAGGCACCATCGGGGCCACGTATAAAGGGGGGCTGGCTATTGCCAACTGGGAATGGTGGGCGCTGCCTACTTATCTGCTGATGATGGTGTTCTTCATTCCCTTGTACCTGCGCAACAAGATCATGACGGTGCCTGATCTGCTGAACAAAAGGTTCGGCCCTGCCTGCGGGAACATTTACAGCCTGGTGATCCTCATCGGGTATGTATTCGTATTCCTCCCGCCGGTGATCTACGGCGGCAGCCTTACCATCAGTGAGCTGACCGGCTGGCCCGCCGGTTATGTGGTAGCGGGGATCGTGCTGATAACAGCCAGTTATACGCTGCTGGGCGGGTTAAGTTCCGTGATGTGGACGGATGCCATTCAATGCGTGATGCTGATCGGAGGTGGTGTGATCTTCTATTTCGTGGCGCTGAACAATATTCCGGGCGGATGGGATGCCATGGTATCCGCATCACCGGAACGCTTTCACCTTTACCGTCCGCCGTCTGACACAGAGGCGCCTTTTGCCGGACTGGTACTGGCCTCTTTCGGTGTGTTCCTGTTCTACCAGTCTTCCAACCAGGTGATGATACAGCGTATCCTCTCCGCAAGAAGCACATGGGACGGCATGATGGGCGTCATCTTCTCCGGTTTCATCAACCTCGTACGTCCGCTGGTGACCTGTTTGATCGGCCTGATCGTCTATCACTGGCTGGATGTGATGAAGGAAGGCCCTTCGCTGTTGCCGGATGATCAGGACCGCGCGTTTCCGCTGGCATTGCAGCTCTTTGCGCCTTCGGGCCTGAAAGGTGTGATCCTCGCCGGCTTTTTTGCCGCCGTGATGTCCACCGTCAGCGCGCTGGCCAATTCGGTAGCCACCATCTTTTCGCTGGACGTGTACAAACGTTTTCTGAGAAAAGATGCGGGAGACAGGGAACTGATCATCACCGGGCAGGTATCCGGTGGTGCCGCCCTGCTGATTGCTACAGCCATAGCGCCTTTGGTGGCCAACGTTGGGTTATTCAGATATTTCCAGACGGGCGTGACCTATATGGCTACACCATTCATCTCCGTGTTGCTGATGGGCCTGTTCTGGAAGAGAACAAGTTATTACGGCGCTATTGCCGGTCTTGCCGGTGGAGTTGCCATTCAGGCCGGTCTTGCTGCAGCGCTTTATGCCGCCGGTATTGAACTGCATTGGCTGTACACAGGCGCCATTGCACAGGCGCTGACCATGCTGCTGATCGCCCTGGTATCCCTGTTTACGCCCGCGCCTTCGCCGGAGCAAACGGCCCCTTTCCTCTGGAAAGCGTCATGGCTGAAAGGTGTGGGAGACGATGGCAGGAAACGCCCCTGGTGGAAGCAGGTCAAATTCTGGCTGGTGCTGTATGTGTTAGCCTGGTGTTATATCTACTGGCGGTTCTGGTAA